The genomic stretch acaaattcCGCACATCAATTGTGTTTctaatttcaattaatataTCCTCTACTACAAACACTTTCATTTAatcagcgagagagagagtaaggCTTTTGCGGACTCACTCCTCGGCTTCAGCTGAGGATTTCGGGCATTGCACCGAAACTTCTTCTTTCGATCACCCCCTGACGCTTACCTTGAGACGTCCCATGACACAGATTAGAACTCCTCCATCGATGGTGGGCTGCGCGTCCACAACGGTTATCATGTGGTGAATCTTTTTAAAACTCAGATTCTGTGGGAACTGGTTCATGAGCAAAATTCTTAAAGATGATAATGCGCTTACCTGAATTGTCTGTAATATCTGTGAAGCTCCCTCAAGTCGAAGGCCCTCGACGGTCATTAGGGATTCTTTGGCCTGGAAGGAGAATTCTCCAATGAAAAATAATACTTCAGAACACATAaaacatatgcatacatatgtatacatatacatacaaaacATGTGTATACATATCTGTCGGTGCGCTTGCATTGAGTGATTTTCTCATCAAGGTCGCAGAGCACGGCGTCTGCGAGACAAgagaggagctgctgcagcagacgGCAACTGGTCTGCAAAGTTTCACCTCAAAAAACGGCCAACATATGCAGTAAAACTCACTTTGTAGAAATGGGCCACACGAGTTCGGTTCTCCGGGCTGTCTAACAGGGTATAGTACTCCTGGACAAAGCTATTGGCAATATTTTCGAACTGCAAATTCAATGACATTGTGTTCAGTTTACTTTCGGAGcaacacaaaatatttaatcaacACTGCTGACTAATTGAAAAGTCTTCTGACTGAAAAGAACACAAGAATGAACACAGCTGTGATGCTTGCTTTATGTTAACATATGTTATGCCCCTATGGGGCAATATCGATAGGCCACGAAAATACAGCTCTGCCTATTCGGAATGAAAAACAAGGCAAGACTTCCACTAGACTTGAAAAACGACGCTCTTGtctgaaagaaaaaacagacAGACTCCAAACTGGAGAGTCTCAGCGAGGCCGAGAGCAAAAAGTCTTCGGCCACCTCCGGTGTTTCTGAGGGATCTGGAGTCTCTGAGTATcagctataataataataattataatataattaacTATAGCTAATAAATTGCCAAAACACAagcatttgtttttgctttttagtGATACCCACTATATAcgtcagcaaaaaaaaaatctctgCTTGCATACATTTTGCGCCCAGAGGCCAGCAGATGTCGTCTTTATTGCTGGCTTTTAAGTGTTAACAACGTGCGTACTTTGTCCAGTGCTTAAAAGGTATTAAGAGCAGTAGCAGTGAGCGCACTAAACCTCAATCATTAACTTTCCTTTCCATAAACAGAGTGCACTCCATAAAGAGGGAGTCAACAAATTCGAATGGTCATGTTTACGGAATTTGAGTATGAAGTGCATAAAATCTATatgaattataattatatacatattgatCTTGAATATTGATCGTTTGTGTTCCAGCTATTAGGTATAAAAACATTTATACTGAAGCCCTGCAGTCGATCATTACGAATCCCGCCTCCATGAAGCTTCACCCAGATGCTGATCACTTTACCAGAAAATCAAGTAGAAAGTGAGCGAGaaagaaaaaccgaaattttcggaTCTGACACAGTATAAATTACGATAACTCATGCAGCATAGCATTTGCTCTCCTATACATCGGCGAAACTATTTCAGCATGAAAATAgttagacagacagacagatagatacTAGATGTGTGCACATAGCAGGGGCTTCTTTACTGGAATGCAAACATCTTGTCAGAGTCGATGTATAGGCAGCAATTACTTGCTTAAACtatattttaataaacaatattGCTTTTTCCAAGATAATTAAAGTACTATTTTTTAAAAGACACATTCTATGCCAAAAACTGTTGGTTACAAGGGGGGACGAGGCGGCACATCCATGTTCGTACCGAGACTCTGTTTTGGGGTATAGAAACCACATGACACACTCGACCTGTCAACACATTACCGACCAACCGACCgcccgaccgaccgaccgacagGCCGCCTTGCTTTGCCGTCAAGACTTCACACTCGGGAACCCCCTGctttgtgtgggtgggtggctgtgACCACACTCGAAGGATTCGCATCTGACAGGCGGCCATATATCGTATATTATGCATGCAGTGCAAGGCAATGGCCAGAAGAATATTCAAAGCATTTAGCAACTCATTGTCCCCTTCAAccaaccacagccacagctcccagctcccagctggaggtccaacaacagcaacgagcGCACAAGACGATGACGGCAACGAAAAATGTATTCATGGCCCCCAAATTGTATAATTTAAGTTTGCACATAAAATCACACCGCAAACTTGGGCCGCAAAGGCCTAAAAAGGAGTGGCAACAACCCTCAAGTGAACTGACATGGATATGGGGtgtacaatatacatatatacatatatagaccTGCATATGTGGGTGTTTATGGGAATGTATGGCGAGTAGCTTGGGTCTGAAATGATCCCTCCTTACGAAACGAATCCAGAAAGTTGGTCGAAGCTAAGAGCTACAAGTAGGCCCCTCCCTACCATATCTTTAGCTGTTAAATGTGCATGCTGGCTTATCAGCACTCTTGATGTCCCCTGCACAATCTCTTCTTCCCATCGCCATAGATCTGACAGGCCGTTATGCATTCAAACTTTTTGCTTAAAAAGTTCAACTTAACAATTTTCAGGCCCTGACTGAATCTCAGACTATAGCCATTTTGCGCAGTACTTTCCATTACTTCAAGACGGCCGCCTCTACTATTACACAGTTGAGCACACAACGAAACCGAATTGCTTGgtctccacacacacacatcaaatttaaatattttaaagagGAAACCGGACGCAGGACACCCCTTTCCCATCCCAGGCACAAAGTACAAAACTTGTGTGCCATAAAAATGCTGTAAAATTGCACAAATAGTAGATACAGAATACGAATCTACCCATAGCCGAAAGCCGTATCCGTACGTTCTCACTTCCTCGATGCGtacaagtacgagtacgagtatctgctgACCTAAGTGCGTGTGCACATGAACTTTAACGAGTGTGAATGGGTTTAAGTGTGAGTGCTGTGGTGTGTCCTGCTGCAGGTCCTTCTTTTTTGCGAGATGTGCAAGTCATTGTCATCGGTATCAtatcgttgtcgttgccgggAGACTCATTTGTTGGGGATATCTGGGGGCTGCCTTTTGTAGCCCTTTTTTCACAACAGAAAAGAAActtgatttcattttaatttttcccTTCTCTCCTTTGGCTCCTTGGGCGTGACAATCTCaacaccaaacacacacacatccagtAAGTTATGTTGCTCTGAGGCTTTACGCACGGTCCATTTCTAGGCGACAAATTGCTCTTCAGGCCTTAACCGAAAAAGGGTTGACCAAGCTCTAAGAATTCTAAGGATTTTAGCCAAAGAGAAGGGAAGGTTACGGGGGCCAGATGGTCTAATGTCCTCCTGTGGTCAACGGGGGAGACATTTTGTGGGTTGTCCTAATTAGAATGCCAAAAACTCAAGCACACACGCCTCATAAATAATGTATATGCCATGAAAATGAAtgtgaaatttaaataataaaattcaGTGGGTagaaaaccacacacacacacaatcatcAATCGACATTGAAGTCCCGGCTCGGGGCTAACATTCAGACTTTGCCCGTTTAATCGAATTCCAACCCAACTATTTCGGCAGGGGGCACCCTCAAGAAAAGGGTAAATGATTTTGCATAAAATTTAAGTGAAACCATTCTCCACCTGAGATTTAACCCCGTAtgcagatgtgtgtgtgtgtgtgtgtgtgtgcgaaaaCCTCAGGGATTATCCTTGCGGCTGGTCTTGGCTTTCATTTCGAATGCCCGTCAATCTGTCAATTTAGGACAACAATTACGATAAGATAAGTGCGTTGAGACGTTTATTAAGCCAATCAGTGGCTTATGTCGAAACTTCAATTGTCTTATGGCCTGCCTTGAATATTTCGTTGCCTTTTTTGGAAGATGAACGAGTTTCCTTTGCATGTTTGCCAGCTGTCAATAACATATTGAATATGCTGGTACATAATTGCTTATTGAGACATAATTGGCTTGATCGTTTGTGTGTATCGGAAGATGATATATTCTTTGGATACCTCATGTATCCTCATGCTCCACATGTGCCATCATCCCCACATCCGGCCGTGCCCAACCAGACCAAACTCTAACACAGCACCCACAAAAAGGACAACTTTAATTAAGTGAAAATTATGATGTTGCTGGAGCAGGAGAGAGAAGAGCACACGACGGGGGGGGGAGCACAAAGGTTAAGCCCACTTGGTGGTCACACGTGGCTGTGAATAATGCAAAATCTCAACTAATTAAGCCGAGTAAATGTATTAACAACAAACTTTGCCCAGGTCCAGGATTTCGCTACGAAAACTGCAATGTTCTGCAGCTACCCCGCACACACCACATCCTACAGCCAGCCACAATTTAGGTAacatattgttttttttaattaaattttttcgAGTTCAAAATATTGTGTGCAACGTAGAGGAAGAGCAGAGTAGCAGTGGCATCGTCTGGCATCATAGCCCTTAATTTTCGGAAAGTGAAACATGAAACAAATCCTGGTAGTCCATGTCCGGCTCGTTTAAATATGGATCCgtaataaaaagcaaaaagcacaGAAATATCAAAACACCCACATATGATTCTATAtgtttaatttgtaattatttcTTCAAAAGTTTTGGAAGTATAGTTGATTCCACTCTATGAGCACACCAGTCTTGAGGGGCATCAACAGATTATGGGGAATCACCTCCACGAGATGAGGCCTTTAAATCGTTCAAATGAAACATGTAAGTCTTTCAATAAgctggaaaaaaaacacactaCTTACTGTCCACTAAAAATAGGTCCATATCGGGTGTAGCTGTGATCGATGTTATTTCAAGGCTTTCTCTGTGTGAATCGCGTGTAAATATTATAACCAGGGCCTTGCCATGATGAGTACTGATGGGTGGGCGGAGGGCATAGGTCGCACCTGAAAATGTTACATGTGAGGGGCCTAACGATTGAATGTGGTTGGCACCGCTCAATTATTCAGTGTAGTGTCAGTGTTTATAGGTGGACCTTCTTTGCGGACCTTAAATTGCTGGAAATTCAACTTTTAATTCTTGCAATCACCAACAGTAACTCATTTACTTACCGCCCCATTCTTCCACATCTTCATAGTCCGTATCAGGCTGGTTTAAGAACGGATCCATGTTGGGTATGGCTATGGCTTTGATATGGATCAtcagcaaaagcaacacaaATACGTAAGCAACCACAATTGAAGTCATTATTGCACAATTTATTGTTTCCTCAATATAATTCAAAACAATTTGAGCTTAGTTTCAAACATAGTCTGATGAAAAACGTACGAAAACAAAATCGAAGGCTCATCTGTTGTAAAGTATAAGTTACTCGTAGAGTTTTATCATTACCAACATAACCATTCTATTAACCATGAACAAATTTCTTCCGCTATCTCCTCAAAAAGATCTTCGCTtgattcttcttcttcttcgggCCAATCTTCAGTCCATTCTTCTGGCATCTCGGTTGTTGTCTTGCCAGGACTCTCAGATGTTTGCGGGCTTGTCTGCGCAGTCGATCCCAGACTCGTTTCTTTGGTTGTTTCTGGCTTCGATGCCATAGTTGATTGCTCACTTGATCCCATAGTTGATTGGTCACCTGATCCCATAGTTGGTGGAACAGTTGGTGCCATAGTTGCTTGGTCACCTGGTCCCATAGTTGGTGGAACAGTTGGTGCCATAGTTGCTTGGCCACCTGATCCCGTAGTTATTTCACCTGATCCCATTGTTGGTGGAACAGTTGGTCCCATAGTTGCTTGGCCGCCTGATCCCGTAGTTATTTCACCTGATCCCAGCGTTGGAACAGTTGGTCCCATATTTCCTTGGTCACTTGGTCCCATAGTTACTTGGCCACCTGATCCCGTAGGTTTTTCACTTGATAGCATCGTTGCAACCGTTGGTCCCATATTTCCTTGGCCACCTGATCCCGTACTTATTTCACCTGATGGCACCGATGGTGGAACAGTTTGTCCCATATTTGCTTGGTCACCTGATCCCGTACTTATTTCACCTGATGGCACCGATGGTGGAACAGTTTGTCCCATATTTGCTTGGTCACCTGATCCCGTACTTATTTCACCTGATGGCACCGATGGTGGAACAGTTTGTCCCATATTTGCTTGGTCACCTGATCCCGTACTTATTTCACCTGATGGCACCGATGGTGGAACAGTTTGTCCCATATTTGCTTGGTCACCTGATCCCGTAGATATTTCACCTGATGGCATCGATGGTAAAGCACTTGGTCCATCTAAAGGTGGTTGAGTAGATGTTTCTTGTTGTCGAAGTTGCTTAAGCAACACTTTAAAAGATTCTCCAGCAAATTCATTCGATGATTCTCTAAATGATTCttcatatttttcaaataattcTTCCCTTGCATCTTCGGAATATTCGTCTCGTGCCTGTTCTTTTGCTTCTCTAGAATCCTTCTCGGGTTTCTCTGCCTGTCCTTTACTTTTATATCCAGCAATTCCCACGTCCGCACCGACTATTGGCCACTTACTTGAAGATCGAACATGATCTCGTTCAGGCCTGGCCACAGCCATGGCTAGTAGAACCAACAAAATCCCGCAAAGTCTTGGAGCTCGTAACATTTTGCACCTGCTTATGGAACAACTACGGAATGGACATCCACTATATATACTCCATGCTTCGAAAACATAATGAAGTACACAGTGTACATAAATAACCATCTGATCTGGGTTACGTcaaaaatataacaaacaAATTCCTTGGATAACGTTTTGTCATAAACTGAAATTGTTTCGCA from Drosophila pseudoobscura strain MV-25-SWS-2005 chromosome 4, UCI_Dpse_MV25, whole genome shotgun sequence encodes the following:
- the LOC6902934 gene encoding probable nuclear transport factor 2 isoform X1; amino-acid sequence: MSLNLQFENIANSFVQEYYTLLDSPENRTRVAHFYKTSCRLLQQLLSCLADAVLCDLDEKITQCKRTDRYVYTCFAKESLMTVEGLRLEGASQILQTIQNLSFKKIHHMITVVDAQPTIDGGVLICVMGRLKIDDGSPFSFSQVFVLKAVGNSFFVENEIFRLSELKSP
- the LOC6902934 gene encoding probable nuclear transport factor 2 isoform X3 → MSLNLQFENIANSFVQEYYTLLDSPENRTRVAHFYKAKESLMTVEGLRLEGASQILQTIQNLSFKKIHHMITVVDAQPTIDGGVLICVMGRLKIDDGSPFSFSQVFVLKAVGNSFFVENEIFRLSELKSP
- the LOC6902934 gene encoding nuclear transport factor 2-like isoform X4 — its product is MYMYTYAKESLMTVEGLRLEGASQILQTIQNLSFKKIHHMITVVDAQPTIDGGVLICVMGRLKIDDGSPFSFSQVFVLKAVGNSFFVENEIFRLSELKSP
- the LOC6902934 gene encoding probable nuclear transport factor 2 isoform X2 encodes the protein MSLNLQFENIANSFVQEYYTLLDSPENRTRVAHFYKTSCRLLQQLLSCLADAVLCDLDEKITQCKRTDRYAKESLMTVEGLRLEGASQILQTIQNLSFKKIHHMITVVDAQPTIDGGVLICVMGRLKIDDGSPFSFSQVFVLKAVGNSFFVENEIFRLSELKSP
- the LOC6902934 gene encoding probable nuclear transport factor 2 isoform X5, producing the protein MTVEGLRLEGASQILQTIQNLSFKKIHHMITVVDAQPTIDGGVLICVMGRLKIDDGSPFSFSQVFVLKAVGNSFFVENEIFRLSELKSP
- the LOC6902934 gene encoding uncharacterized protein isoform X6, which translates into the protein MSLNLQFENIANSFVQEYYTLLDSPENRTRVAHFYKTSCRLLQQLLSCLADAVLCDLDEKITQCKRTDRYVYTCFVCICIHMPKNP